Below is a window of Thermofilum sp. DNA.
TTAGGTGGGGTGAAAGCCTTGTCCGCTATAGCGGCTATAGGGGGAGAATTCTAGGAAACATAACTAGGCTGCACCCCTATAGGCTTGCGCCGACAGTCATGGGCTCCTCCAGGTTTGTTCACCCCTTCGAGAACAGGCTCCTAACAGTACGCGAGCAGGCAAGGCTCATGGGCTTCCCCGATACGCACGTCTTCCTCGGGGGCCGTGACGTGCAGTTCAACGAGGTGGGTGAGGCTGTTCCTGTGCCTCTAGCTCGAGCAATCGCGAGGGTTGTGAAAGAGTACCTTGCAAGCAGCTAAGCAAGGCTTTTAAACACGAGTGCTAAGCTTGGCTGCTATCGAGGTGTGTAGAAGATGACAGATGTGTTTTCCGGCCTCTCCGGCAGTTCCGAGGAAGAAATGTTGCAGGTCAACGCGATAGACCTGCTCTCAGAATCGATAGGCAAGAGCGTGCTTGTCAGGCTAAAAGGTGGCCGCGAGCTGAGAGGGACTTTAAAGGGGTACGACTACCATCTGAACCTGGTGTTAGAGAATGCTGAAGAAACCAAGGGCTCGAAAACCCGACAGCTCGGAACAATCGTGATTCGCGGCGACAATATAGTACTCATAAGCCCTGGCCCAGAGTAGGTGGTACTTTATGGTCAAGGGTACAACGAGCTTTGGAAAGAGGGGTAGAGGAATAACGCACATACGATGCAGAAGGTGCGGCCGTCACAGCTACAATGTAAGGAAAGGCTACTGCGCCCACTGCGGCTTCGGCCGCTCCAGGAGAATACGAAAATATACTTGGCAGAACAAGAAACCAGTCACGCGGGTGCGACTACCGAGTAAGTAGGTTCCTGACCAAGTACATCGCTATCACGGCGAGTGCTGTCGGTCCGACATCCTGCTCGATACCGTCCACGTAGACCTGTTCCCCTAGAGCAGCTTCCCTTGCCGAAAGACCTGGTTCGGTCCCCCCAAACACGAGGAGAACGCGGCTCACGTTTCCTGAGGCAAGCTCCTTGAATCTCTGGGTCAATGGTTTATCGGAGAACCTCCTCTGAAGGACGAGAACCAGTGAATCCGCTTTCAAAACTTCTGCAGCATCCTCTAAGTCAGGTAGTACGAGAAGGCTTTTCCCCTCTCTCAGTGCCACTTTCTGCGCTTCAGGCACTCCAACTTGCGCTGCCGCTCCCGCAGGTTTCGTAACGACGAAGACCGGGAATCCCAGCCCGTACGCTGCTCTAGCGATCTCGACAACCCGCTGAGGGCTGTTCACGTTGTGCAGCACCGGTAAGACTTCTAGCCTCACCACGCTTCTTACAGGTCTCAACTCAGCAGAAATAAGTTACCCTGGCTGTGCACCGATGCGCCACTGTAAAGGCTTTAATAGCCGTGTGCTTCACAACCAGGAAAGGTGCTGCGAGTGACTGAGGCGAATTTTCCAAAGTACGAAGAGCTCCTTGAGAGAGCTTACAGGTTACTTCCCGAGAGGCGTGCAGGTACAGGAGAGAGATTTACGATGCCGAAGTTCGAGGTCTCGGTCACCGGGAGGAAGACATTCATACTGAACTTTTCGCAAGTTTGCGACTTTCTCAACCGCGATCCACGTCTCCTGAACAGGTACATTTTGAAGGAAATAGCTCTTCCGGGTTCCGTCGAGGGGCACACAGCGGTGATACAGGGAGAGGTGAGACCTCAGCTTCTAAACAAGCTTCTCGAGAGGTTCGTCAGAGAGTACGTTATCTGCCCTGTTTGCGGCAGCCCTGACACACAACTGCAGAAGGGCCAGCGGGGAGTGTTTCTAATGCGCTGCATGGCTTGCGGTGCAGTCACGCCCGTCAAGAGCTTCTAGCATGCTTGCCCCACGCCGATGCTCACCACCCATGGTTTTTCAGACCTCTGAGGGGCCGCCTTTGCGGCCTCCACGGTTTGGGCTGCGGGGAGAAATCACCCTCAGCGGGACCTGATGGCCGGTAACATGGGCCCCGGTGAAAAGAGCGCCGGAGGCAAAGGCCCAAGAGCCGTAAGGCCCGACCCCAGTGATATCTAGCATCTAATGCACTAGGGAGCAGTAAGTTTATAATCCGTGTAGTGTTAGGGTCTGCGGAGTGGAGAGTATGTCCCAGAAGAAGCCGCACCTAAACCTGGTAGTAATAGGGCACATTGACCACGGTAAGAGCACGCTGATGGGCCGCTTCCTTTACGAGGTCGGAGCTATAGATGCGAGAGTAATTCAGCAGTACGAGGAAGAAGCCAAAAAGCTGGGCAAAGAATCCTTCAAGTACGCCTGGGTTCTCGACAGATTAAAGGAGGAGCGGGAGAGGGGAATCACCATTGACCTGGGCTTCTACAAGTTCGAAACTCAGAAGTACTTCTTCACGCTCATAGACGCGCCCGGCCACAGGGACTTCGTGAAGAACATGATAACTGGCGCCAGCCAAGCCGACGTTGCTCTTCTGGTGGTCTCAGCGAAGGAGGGTGAGTTCGAAGCGGGCATCAGCCCCGCAGGCCAGACTAGGGAGCACGTTTTCCTCGCGAAGACGATGGGCATCGACCAGCTCCTCGTAGCTGTAAACAAGATGGACACGGTCAACTACAGCCAGCAGAGGTACGAGGAGATCAAAACCCAGCTCGTAAGGCTCCTCAGGATGGTCGGTTACAAGCCGGAGGAAACGCTATTCATTCCCACTTCCGCATGGGAGGGCGTAAACGTCAGCAAGAGAAGCCCTGATAAGACTCCGTGGTATAACGGCCCCTGCCTGTACGAGGCATTCGACAACTTCAAGGAGCCGCCTAGGCCCATCGACAAGCCGCTGCGTATACCGATTCAGGACGTGTACTCGATCAAGGGCGTGGGCACCGTACCCGTCGGCCGTGTCGAAACCGGTGTGCTCCGAGTAGGAGACAAGGTGATCATTAACCCGCCCAAGGCTGTCGGAGAGGTGAAATCCATCGAGACGCACCACACACCGCTTCAGGAGGCTATACCCGGCGACAACATAGGTTTCAACGTGAAGGGAGTTGAGAAGAGCCAGATTAGGAGGGGCGACGTGGCAGGGCCGCCGACCAACCCGCCGACGGTTGTCGACGAGTTTGTTGGAAGAATATTCGTAATCTACCATCCTACTGCGATTGCAGCGGGCTACACCCCGGTGCTCCACATCCACACGGCGACCGTACCCGTGACCTTCGCTGAGCTCATTCACAAACTCGACCCGCGGACAGGCTCTGTGCAGGAGGAGAACCCGCAGTACATCAAGCAAGGTGACTCCGCTGTTGTGAAGTTCAAGCCAAGGAAGCCCGTGGTCGTCGAGAAGTTCTCCGAGCTGCCTCAGCTGGGCCGCTTCGCCATCAGGGACTCCGGAAGAACAATCGCCGCCGGCATCGTAATCGACGTGAAGAAGGCCGAAGGGTATTAAGGGAAACCGAAGCATTCTCTCGCGGAAGTTTTTAATACCCCTTTTCTTGCTCGCAGAGGGGCATCCATGCCGGGTAAGATCAGGATCAAGCTCACGAGTACTTCAATAGAGGACCTTAACACAGTTTGTGAAGAGATAAAGGAGATAGCGAGACGCACAGGCGTTAATATGAAGGGGCCTATCCCCCTACCTGTTGAAAGACTGAAGGTGGTTACCAGGAGAGCACCTTCCGGCCAGGGCTACGAGACCTTCGACCGGTTCGAGCTTAGAATCCATAAGCGCCTAATAGACATGGACGCGGACGAGAGGGCTACACGGTTGCTCATGAGGACAAGGGTGCCTCCCACAGTCCGGATAGAGATAAAGGTTGTCTAGAGTACACAGAACACTCCTTGCAATTGCTGCAGCCCTTTCTACGTTTCTCAACGCTCTGAACCGCTGGAAGCTGCACTTCTCCTCTTTTCGAGTTCACTCTAGGTAAGGAAGCCTCAGCAGACACTGTACCGCGCAGAACAACGTTCCTACCTGCATTACAGCGCGGCAATTTCGAGGAAAAACACACTACTCGCGAAGAGAGAGCGCCATCTTCAGCAAGGAGAAAACTCTAAGCTTGTGGCGGGCCCGCCGGGATTCGAACCCGGGACCTACGGCTATCTTCTCGTATTAGGACAGCGGCGCCTGGAGGCGTGGCCGCCGCGCTTCCTGGCTGCGCTACGGGCCCTTCGCCAGGCTTGACAGGGGACGGTAGCCCTATAAGCTTTTTCCTCTAGAGCGCGCGAGCTCGCTGCGGAAGGTTTATCGCTTAAAGTGCCTTTCTATCCTGTGAAGTTGAGAGAGGTTGCACGGCTGATACGAGCCGAGCACGGTGTTATGGTCAGCATAGCTGTCTTAGCTGGTTACCTGGCCTCTGGAGGGAAAAGCCTCTTAGGAGCTCTTATCGCGTGCATAGCAACCTTTTTCATAGAGGCAGCTTTATTCGCCACCAACGATATATTTAACCTTGAGGAGGACCGGCTAAACAGGCCGAACAGGCCGCTGGTTCAGGGTACAGTAACCTTAAGGGAGGCTTGGAGCATAACAATCCTGAGCGCAATTCTGGGCATTATTCTTTCGGCTCTTCTGGGAACGTTTCCTTTCGTGCTAGCCTGCGCGGCTCTCGCGCTCGGACTCCTCTACAACTACTATCTGAAGCGCACAGCCTTCTTCGGAAACCTCATAGTAGCGGCTCTAACATCTCTCTCCTTTATGTACGG
It encodes the following:
- the rpsJ gene encoding 30S ribosomal protein S10 — translated: MPGKIRIKLTSTSIEDLNTVCEEIKEIARRTGVNMKGPIPLPVERLKVVTRRAPSGQGYETFDRFELRIHKRLIDMDADERATRLLMRTRVPPTVRIEIKVV
- a CDS encoding translation initiation factor IF-2 subunit beta, translating into MTEANFPKYEELLERAYRLLPERRAGTGERFTMPKFEVSVTGRKTFILNFSQVCDFLNRDPRLLNRYILKEIALPGSVEGHTAVIQGEVRPQLLNKLLERFVREYVICPVCGSPDTQLQKGQRGVFLMRCMACGAVTPVKSF
- a CDS encoding 50S ribosomal protein L37e, with the protein product MVKGTTSFGKRGRGITHIRCRRCGRHSYNVRKGYCAHCGFGRSRRIRKYTWQNKKPVTRVRLPSK
- a CDS encoding LSm family protein, giving the protein MTDVFSGLSGSSEEEMLQVNAIDLLSESIGKSVLVRLKGGRELRGTLKGYDYHLNLVLENAEETKGSKTRQLGTIVIRGDNIVLISPGPE
- a CDS encoding RecB-family nuclease, which translates into the protein MRLEVLPVLHNVNSPQRVVEIARAAYGLGFPVFVVTKPAGAAAQVGVPEAQKVALREGKSLLVLPDLEDAAEVLKADSLVLVLQRRFSDKPLTQRFKELASGNVSRVLLVFGGTEPGLSAREAALGEQVYVDGIEQDVGPTALAVIAMYLVRNLLTR
- a CDS encoding UbiA family prenyltransferase — translated: MKLREVARLIRAEHGVMVSIAVLAGYLASGGKSLLGALIACIATFFIEAALFATNDIFNLEEDRLNRPNRPLVQGTVTLREAWSITILSAILGIILSALLGTFPFVLACAALALGLLYNYYLKRTAFFGNLIVAALTSLSFMYGAFCATTSPPARIAVFTLIAFAANLGREIIKGIRDLEGDMRAGICTLPCEIGVAPSAAVSSAFIFSAVALSIAAARYFTPIYLALIIATDLIFAYAALTVLLKPVENAERARNLTLIGMLLAILALLLSSL
- the tuf gene encoding translation elongation factor EF-1 subunit alpha, translating into MSQKKPHLNLVVIGHIDHGKSTLMGRFLYEVGAIDARVIQQYEEEAKKLGKESFKYAWVLDRLKEERERGITIDLGFYKFETQKYFFTLIDAPGHRDFVKNMITGASQADVALLVVSAKEGEFEAGISPAGQTREHVFLAKTMGIDQLLVAVNKMDTVNYSQQRYEEIKTQLVRLLRMVGYKPEETLFIPTSAWEGVNVSKRSPDKTPWYNGPCLYEAFDNFKEPPRPIDKPLRIPIQDVYSIKGVGTVPVGRVETGVLRVGDKVIINPPKAVGEVKSIETHHTPLQEAIPGDNIGFNVKGVEKSQIRRGDVAGPPTNPPTVVDEFVGRIFVIYHPTAIAAGYTPVLHIHTATVPVTFAELIHKLDPRTGSVQEENPQYIKQGDSAVVKFKPRKPVVVEKFSELPQLGRFAIRDSGRTIAAGIVIDVKKAEGY